From one Rosa rugosa chromosome 4, drRosRugo1.1, whole genome shotgun sequence genomic stretch:
- the LOC133745534 gene encoding probable copper-transporting ATPase HMA5: protein MSCICRDCLGGMPPGPRPHYPSMPRYPEGTSPEATRKARGSEVKALFSVVGMTCAACAGSVEKAVKRLPGIQEAAVDVLNNTALVLYYPSFVNEDKICEAIKDAGFEAKLIKLEMNDKTRQVCRISISGMTCTSCSSTVESALQAIHGVQGAQVALATEEAEIHYDPSIVTSHQLLETIVITGFEAKLISLGEGISKIELQVDGIKVGQSIRAIANTLEALPGVQDIETFPELNKISISYKPEMIGPRTLIEAIESSGSAHFKAMIYPEGEEDTHRQKEIKQYYKFFLWSLFCTIPVFLTSMVLMYIPGIKKVLDVKIVNKLSVGQILRWELSTPVQFIIGKRFYIGAYKALRHGSANMDVLIALGTNAAYFYSVYIVLRSATHKDFKGTDFFETSSMLITFILLGKYLEVLAKGKTSEAIAKLMDLAPEKATLLTLGEEGNVINEQEMDSRLIQKNDLIKVIPGAKVACDGVVMWGQSHVNESMITGEARPVTKKKDDAVIGGTVNENGVLHIKATRVGSESALSQIVRLVESAQMAKAPVQKFADRISKYFVPVVITLSFSTWLAWFLGGKFHRYPRSWIPSSIDSFELALQFGISVMVIACPCALGLATPTAVMVGTGVGASQGILIKGGHALESAHKVNCIVFDKTGTLTVGKPVVVSTKIFNKMLPQEFYELVAATEVNSEHPLAKAIVEYAKKIREDEENSTWPEAQNFASLTGQGVKAVVRNKEITVGNKSLMLDINIAIPEEAEVTLAQTEALAQTGILIAVDNEIAGIIAISDPLKPGAREVISILKSMGVRSIMVTGDNWGTANSIAKETEIETVIAEAKPQHKAEKIKDLQASGYTVAMVGDGINDSPALVAADVGMAIGAGTDIAIEAADIVLMKSNLEDVITAIDLSRKTFSRIRLNYIWALGYNVLGIPIAAGVLFPSTRFRLPPWIAGAAMAASSVSVVCCSLLLKNYKRPKKLDILEIHQVRVE from the exons GAGGACAAAATATGTGAGGCTATTAAAGATGCTGGATTTGAAGCTAAACTGATTAAGCTGGAGATGAATGACAAAACCAGACAAGTATGCAGAATAAGCATAAGTGGAATGACTTGCACGTCTTGCTCCTCCACTGTTGAATCAGCTCTGCAAGCAATTCATGGAGTGCAAGGAGCTCAGGTGGCCTTAGCAACTGAAGAAGCAGAGATTCATTATGACCCAAGCATTGTTACCTCCCATCAGCTATTGGAAACCATAGTAATCACTGGATTCGAAGCCAAACTTATTAGTTTAGGGGAAGGCATTAGCAAGATAGAGCTTCAAGTTGATGGCATAAAGGTTGGACAGTCGATTAGAGCAATAGCAAATACTCTTGAAGCACTTCCTGGGGTTCAAGACATAGAGACATTTCCTGAACTCAACAAGATTTCTATTTCTTATAAACCAGAGATGATAGGACCAAGAACCCTGATCGAAGCCATCGAGTCATCAGGGTCAGCGCATTTCAAAGCAATGATATACCCGGAAGGAGAAGAAGACACTCATAGACAGAAGGAAATTAAGCAATACTATAAATTCTTCTTATGGAGTTTGTTTTGTACAATTCCTGTGTTTTTAACCTCCATGGTCTTGATGTATATTCCTGGAATTAAGAAGGTGTTGGATGTCAAAATTGTGAATAAGTTGAGTGTTGGTCAGATTCTGAGGTGGGAGTTGTCCACTCCTGTGCAGTTCATCATAGGCAAGAGGTTCTACATTGGAGCATACAAAGCATTGCGCCATGGTTCAGCTAACATGGATGTTTTGATTGCCTTGGGAACAAATGCAGCCTACTTCTACTCGGTCTACATAGTTTTAAGATCTGCAACCCATAAGGATTTCAAGGGTACAGATTTTTTTGAGACTAGTTCAATGCTTATTACATTCATCCTGTTAGGAAAGTATCTAGAGGTCTTGGCAAAAGGCAAGACATCTGAGGCCATTGCCAAGCTAATGGACTTGGCACCAGAAAAGGCAACACTGCTAACTTTGGGTGAGGAAGGAAATGTGATAAATGAACAAGAAATGGATAGCCGGTTGATACAAAAGAACGATCTGATTAAAGTTATTCCTGGTGCCAAAGTAGCTTGTGATGGTGTTGTTATGTGGGGACAAAGTCATGTGAATGAAAGCATGATAACTGGAGAAGCACGGCCAGTGACAAAAAAGAAGGATGATGCAGTTATTGGAGGCACCGTGAATGAGAATGGAGTGTTGCATATTAAGGCAACAAGAGTTGGGTCAGAGAGTGCTCTTTCACAGATTGTAAGGCTTGTCGAGTCTGCCCAGATGGCTAAAGCTCCTGTACAAAAGTTTGCTGATCGCATTTCCAAATACTTTGTGCCAGTG GTCATCACACTTTCATTTTCGACTTGGCTTGCCTGGTTCTTAGGAGGGAAGTTCCACAGGTATCCACGTTCTTGGATACCATCTTCAATCGATAGTTTTGAGCTTGCTCTTCAGTTTGGGATCTCGGTCATGGTCATTGCCTGCCCTTGTGCTTTAGGCCTAGCAACTCCTACAGCCGTTATGGTTGGTACAGGAGTTGGTGCATCTCAAGGTATACTGATCAAAGGCGGACATGCATTAGAGAGTGCGCATAAG GTGAACTGCATTGTGTTTGACAAGACAGGGACTCTCACAGTTGGGAAGCCAGTGGTTGTTAGCACCAAAATCTTTAACAAAATGCTACCTCAAGAATTCTATGAACTAGTTGCTGCAACTGAG GTAAACAGTGAGCACCCACTAGCCAAAGCTATTGTGGAATATGCCAAGAAAAtcagagaagatgaagagaatTCTACCTGGCCAGAAGCACAAAACTTCGCATCCCTTACCGGCCAAGGAGTGAAGGCAGTTGTTCGAAATAAGGAAATAACTGTAGGCAACAAGAGCTTAATGTTGGACATTAACATTGCGATTCCAGAGGAGGCTGAAGTTACACTTGCACAAACTGAAGCATTGGCTCAAACTGGGATTTTAATAGCTGTAGATAACGAAATAGCAGGAATTATAGCCATATCTGATCCACTGAAACCTGGTGCTCGAGAAGTGATTTCCATACTTAAGTCTATGGGCGTTAGAAGTATCATGGTTACAGGTGACAATTGGGGTACAGCCAATTCTATTGCCaaggaaactgaaattgagacgGTGATTGCAGAAGCCAAACCCCAGCACAAAGctgagaaaataaaagatttgCAG GCTTCAGGCTACACCGTGGCAATGGTGGGAGATGGGATCAATGACTCACCGGCACTTGTGGCAGCAGATGTTGGAATGGCAATTGGTGCTGGCACAGACATTGCGATCGAGGCAGCTGACATTGTTCTTATGAAGAGCAACTTGGAAGATGTTATAACAGCCATTGACCTTTCCCGGAAAACCTTTTCCCGTATTCGTCTGAACTACATTTGGGCATTGGGTTACAATGTGCTTGGAATCCCGATAGCTGCAGGGGTCCTTTTTCCTTCCACTAGGTTCAGATTACCACCATGGATTGCAGGAGCTGCAATGGCCGCATCCTCCGTTAGTGTTGTATGCTGTTCTCTGTTGTTGAAGAACTACAAGAGACCCAAGAAGTTGGATATCCTTGAGATACATCAAGTAAGGGTTGAGTGA